Genomic DNA from Fusarium keratoplasticum isolate Fu6.1 chromosome 2, whole genome shotgun sequence:
GGGGCAGGAATGCAGCTACGACGCTGCGCATGACGGAAAATGCGGCGAGAGCACTGGCGGCATAATGGGCATAGGCGTCGATGAGGTACGCCTGGATGGGCATCCACGTCCCCacgatgccgatgccaaACGGCACGAGACCAATTACGGGGACGATCCAGTGgacggccttgtcggcgGACCAGCCGTACCAGAAGAAGGTTATGGGGAAGATAAAGGCAAAGTAGATGCAGTCTGGGAGGCGCATCTCGGGCTCGTAGACGCCGTTGTTGGCCTTTGTCATGCGGACGACCGTCTTGTCAgacaaggctgagaagacgGAGAGCCCGACCATGTAGCCAATGAGCAGGGAGAGGTAAACGATGCCTGTTATGCCGATGGACCAGTGGTAGCTGCCCTGGAATACCATGGGGAtagtgttgaagaggaggtAGAGACAGCCGTACGAGAAGGCGATGTAGAGCGACACGCCAAACACGATGGGGGAACTAAAGAGTAGGCGGAGGGGTCGCGtgaggccattgaggaggaTTCGACGACGAGTCAGAATAGGGGCGGATGGATCGATGTAGCAGCTGCGTAGCTCTGGACGGTTGAGCTCCTTTCGAAGACGCCTCGTCTTTCGGCGGATGAGGACTTGGTGGTTCGTCTCGCAGCtcaggatggcgatggcgatgacgataATGGTGGCAGGAATAAAGGTGATCCAGTTGACCCAACGCCATCCGATAGTTTCAGCGACGAAGCCGCCGATAACTGGCGCGGTCGAGGGACCGATCATGGTTCCGATCATCCAGAGGGTCATGGCCTTGCCTCGTTCACTGACAGGAAAAAGGTCGGCGACGATAGCACCTCCAACGGTCTGGGAAGCAGAGCCACCAAGGCCACACATGAAgcggaagaagatgagggtgTCGAGAGATGGGGCAAGGGCACATCCTATAAGCCAGGCGCAGAAGAAGGCATTCGcgccggtgatgatgatgtgtCGGCCGTAAATCTCGGACAAGggcgagaggaagaggggacCAACAGCATAACCTAATAGGAAGATGCTAACAGGCATGGAACTCTTAGTTAGGTCAGTCTCGTGGTACGTATCCGCAACGTAGGAGATTGTCGGTGCCAAGATGGAAGATGCAAAGGGC
This window encodes:
- a CDS encoding MFS domain-containing protein; translation: MSSGSEKGEASGFIREKNTAAVEDKEATLSPPSVISDKDDEINEKKGRESPEDFDIEAQDDMIQVERTGTRATNASRKTHRSILSRLSLAKSKTKERLPPPVHPVMDLDNGIVGWESQHDPQHPLNFSQSRKWFITGLLSAITFMTPFASSILAPTISYVADTYHETDLTKSSMPVSIFLLGYAVGPLFLSPLSEIYGRHIIITGANAFFCAWLIGCALAPSLDTLIFFRFMCGLGGSASQTVGGAIVADLFPVSERGKAMTLWMIGTMIGPSTAPVIGGFVAETIGWRWVNWITFIPATIIVIAIAILSCETNHQVLIRRKTRRLRKELNRPELRSCYIDPSAPILTRRRILLNGLTRPLRLLFSSPIVFGVSLYIAFSYGCLYLLFNTIPMVFQGSYHWSIGITGIVYLSLLIGYMVGLSVFSALSDKTVVRMTKANNGVYEPEMRLPDCIYFAFIFPITFFWYGWSADKAVHWIVPVIGLVPFGIGIVGTWMPIQAYLIDAYAHYAASALAAFSVMRSVVAAFLPLAGPEMFTSLGVGWGNSLLGFIAIALIPIPTIVYKYGGRIRKRENFKW